The Thiohalophilus sp. genome has a window encoding:
- a CDS encoding CDGSH iron-sulfur domain-containing protein has product MSKPNTLIVRPDGPLQFEGEITLEDGEGNLLLNGNEAWLCRCGQSRDKPFCDGAHKRCGFADPARFDDERREALADDVTPLQLTVKNDAMLIARGPLTIRSKDGTSSTTRNRAALCRCGQSQNKPFCDASHKQCGFRG; this is encoded by the coding sequence TTGAGCAAGCCCAATACCCTGATTGTTCGACCGGACGGACCCCTGCAGTTCGAAGGCGAGATTACACTCGAGGATGGCGAGGGGAATCTCCTGCTGAATGGCAATGAGGCCTGGTTGTGCCGTTGCGGCCAGTCGCGGGATAAACCGTTTTGCGATGGCGCCCACAAGCGCTGCGGTTTTGCCGATCCCGCCCGGTTTGACGATGAGCGCCGTGAAGCGCTGGCAGATGACGTCACGCCATTACAGTTGACCGTCAAGAACGATGCGATGCTGATTGCCAGGGGGCCGCTGACCATTCGCAGCAAGGATGGAACATCCAGCACGACCCGCAACCGTGCGGCACTGTGCCGTTGTGGCCAGTCACAGAACAAGCCGTTCTGCGATGCTAGCCACAAACAGTGCGGTTTTCGCGGCTGA
- a CDS encoding patatin-like phospholipase family protein: MQSDKPKTGLIMTGGGARAAYQVGVLKAVADILPRGASSPFQILCGTSAGAINACALATHAYDFRKSVQRIAIIWSNFHAEQVFRTDVPGILRTSFNWFMALMSLGMSHHSRALSLLDRSPLQHLLEQYIRTEDIQHSIDKGYLHALSVTASGYTSHQSVSFFHGQPELESWNRFRRIGVRTEINVEHLMASSAIPFVFPPQKINREYFGDGSMRQMAPISPALHLGANKVMIIGNHMENQEPQRTRENRAPTIGQIAGHVLDSIFLDSLDADIERLERINDTVDLIPQKQRDKHGFPLRHIDTLVISPSQDIGDLAEEYIDQLPRSMRLLLRGIGAYRSDGSDLVSYLLFERAYTRRLIDLGYQDTMNKRHELMQFLEVDRMIQEMASKK; the protein is encoded by the coding sequence ATGCAGTCCGATAAACCAAAAACCGGTCTGATTATGACCGGTGGCGGTGCTCGTGCCGCCTACCAGGTCGGGGTACTCAAAGCCGTCGCCGACATCCTGCCACGCGGAGCCAGCAGCCCGTTCCAGATTCTTTGCGGCACCTCGGCCGGCGCCATCAATGCCTGCGCACTGGCCACTCATGCCTACGACTTTCGCAAGTCGGTACAGCGCATCGCGATCATCTGGTCCAACTTTCATGCCGAACAGGTTTTTCGCACCGATGTCCCGGGCATCCTGCGCACCAGCTTCAACTGGTTCATGGCACTGATGTCCCTGGGCATGAGCCATCACAGCCGCGCGCTCTCCCTGCTGGACCGTTCCCCCCTGCAGCACCTGCTCGAACAGTACATTCGCACGGAAGACATTCAGCACTCCATCGACAAGGGGTATCTGCATGCATTGAGTGTCACCGCGTCCGGCTATACCTCGCATCAGTCGGTATCCTTCTTCCATGGCCAGCCCGAACTCGAATCCTGGAACCGTTTCCGGCGTATCGGGGTACGCACCGAGATCAACGTCGAGCACCTGATGGCCTCGTCGGCCATTCCGTTTGTGTTCCCGCCGCAGAAAATCAACCGGGAATATTTCGGCGACGGTTCCATGCGCCAGATGGCGCCGATCAGTCCCGCCCTGCATCTGGGGGCCAACAAGGTCATGATCATCGGCAACCACATGGAGAATCAGGAACCCCAACGCACCCGTGAGAATCGCGCGCCCACCATCGGCCAGATCGCCGGGCATGTGCTGGACAGCATCTTTCTCGACTCGCTGGATGCCGACATCGAACGGCTGGAGCGGATTAACGACACGGTCGATTTGATTCCGCAAAAGCAGCGTGACAAGCACGGCTTCCCCCTGCGCCATATCGACACGCTGGTGATCTCGCCCAGCCAGGATATCGGCGATCTGGCCGAGGAATATATCGACCAGTTGCCGCGCAGTATGCGTCTGCTACTGCGCGGCATCGGCGCCTACCGCTCGGACGGTTCGGATCTGGTCAGCTACTTGCTGTTCGAACGCGCTTACACCCGCAGACTGATCGATCTGGGCTATCAGGATACCATGAACAAGAGACACGAGCTGATGCAGTTTCTGGAGGTCGATCGCATGATTCAGGAGATGGCATCAAAAAAATAG
- a CDS encoding energy-coupling factor ABC transporter permease, producing the protein MNYPADMVPQSWLWLAGVLYFLILLLAIIQVHWREYLAQPHKAHVFLGSSVALILLWQITTTRLPGLEYHYLGATLMTLMFGWQRALIVISLVLLGLIYNGSSDWQTYPLNVLVMGLTPILISTAILRLAESRLPHHVFIYIFINGFFGAALAMAGAASLAAGLLLIAGAYSPGQLAYDYFPYLPLMMFPEAFITGMFTSILVAMRPEWIETFDDARYIQGK; encoded by the coding sequence GTGAATTACCCGGCCGACATGGTACCGCAAAGCTGGTTATGGCTCGCCGGGGTCCTCTATTTCCTGATCCTGCTGCTCGCCATTATCCAGGTCCACTGGCGCGAGTATCTGGCGCAGCCACACAAGGCCCATGTTTTTCTCGGCAGCAGTGTCGCCCTGATCCTGCTGTGGCAGATCACCACCACCCGCCTGCCGGGTCTGGAATACCACTATCTTGGCGCCACCCTGATGACCCTGATGTTCGGCTGGCAACGGGCCCTGATCGTGATCAGCCTGGTGTTGCTGGGACTCATTTATAACGGCAGCAGCGACTGGCAGACCTACCCGCTCAATGTGCTCGTAATGGGCCTGACCCCGATCCTGATCAGCACCGCGATTCTACGCCTGGCCGAATCCAGACTGCCCCACCATGTCTTCATTTATATTTTCATCAACGGCTTTTTCGGCGCGGCCCTGGCCATGGCCGGCGCCGCCAGTCTGGCTGCCGGCCTGTTACTGATCGCCGGCGCCTACAGTCCCGGCCAACTGGCCTATGATTACTTTCCCTATCTGCCGCTGATGATGTTTCCCGAAGCCTTTATCACCGGCATGTTCACCAGTATTCTGGTAGCCATGCGCCCGGAATGGATCGAAACCTTCGACGACGCCCGCTATATCCAGGGCAAATAA
- a CDS encoding DMT family transporter gives MNSMLYRQSLVLGSLFIILSEFMFASMGAAVKAVSADMPNEMIVFMRNLFGALVLLPLLWRYGWRHLQTRVWYLHVMRAGFGVAAMYCFFYALANMPLASGMLLKMTSPLFIPLVAIAWLGEGITRRALLAVVVGFIGVILVLQPQGGFEAVALIGLLGGALAAVAKVTVRRLGRSEPTTRIVFYFALVATLVSAVPLSWSWQTPDTDSWLLLLLIGIVGTLGQLLLTRGYSIAPPSQVSAFTYTSVVFAALFGYLFWDEMVGYLFVIGALIIAGAGMLVLQERQNVSLNKARFDNEPL, from the coding sequence ATGAATAGTATGTTGTATCGCCAGAGTCTGGTTCTGGGCAGTCTGTTTATTATTCTGTCTGAATTTATGTTCGCCTCAATGGGGGCGGCGGTCAAGGCGGTCTCCGCCGATATGCCCAACGAAATGATCGTCTTCATGCGCAACCTGTTCGGCGCCCTGGTGCTGTTGCCGCTGCTGTGGCGTTACGGCTGGCGGCATTTGCAAACCCGCGTCTGGTATTTGCATGTCATGCGCGCCGGCTTCGGCGTGGCGGCTATGTACTGTTTTTTCTACGCCCTGGCCAATATGCCGCTGGCCAGCGGGATGTTGTTGAAGATGACCTCGCCACTGTTTATCCCGCTGGTGGCGATTGCCTGGCTGGGTGAGGGGATCACCCGTCGCGCCTTGCTGGCCGTGGTGGTCGGTTTTATCGGTGTCATTCTGGTGTTGCAGCCGCAGGGCGGGTTTGAAGCGGTGGCGTTGATCGGCCTGCTGGGCGGCGCGCTGGCGGCGGTGGCCAAGGTGACCGTGCGGCGGCTGGGACGCAGTGAACCCACCACCCGCATCGTGTTCTACTTCGCCCTGGTCGCGACCCTGGTCTCAGCCGTGCCCTTGAGCTGGAGCTGGCAAACGCCGGATACCGACAGCTGGTTATTACTGCTGTTGATTGGCATAGTGGGCACTCTGGGACAGCTGTTGCTGACCCGGGGTTACAGTATCGCTCCGCCGTCGCAGGTAAGCGCCTTTACCTATACCTCGGTGGTGTTTGCGGCGTTGTTCGGCTATCTGTTCTGGGACGAGATGGTCGGTTACCTGTTTGTGATCGGCGCGCTGATCATCGCCGGAGCCGGCATGCTGGTCTTGCAGGAGCGCCAGAACGTGAGTCTCAACAAAGCCCGTTTCGATAATGAACCGCTGTGA
- the selD gene encoding selenide, water dikinase SelD, with amino-acid sequence MHKTDAPVVKDLLLIGGGHSHVTVLRRLGMRPVPGLRVTLLTRDIHTPYSGMLPGFIAGHYDYDECHIDLGPLARFAGARLYHAEVESLDLDNKLVYASGRPPIAYDILSINTGSRPVSTDIPGVDEFALPVKPIDVFLDKWEQLIERVRVSKGPFRIVVVGGGAGGVELALSTQLRLQTILKAAGKDPENVVYTLLSASDDIMYMHNAGVRHRFERILRQRHITVKTGARVTEVRADKVLTAEGGAYDADAVLWVTSASAPAWPAKAGLAVDEAGFIRVDEHLQSLSHQDVFAAGDVASLPDSRPKSGVFAVRQGPVLAHNLPAAATGRRLRRYRPQKNFLGLISTGDQYAVASRGNWSYASAWLWTVKDWIDRRFMLKYNELPEMDEEDSPELASGIADAEAIKELSTLAMRCGGCGAKVGATVLSRVMQRLPDTQRDDVLIGRDSPDDCAMLTLPKDKVMVQSVDYFRAFIDDNYTFGAIAANHALGDVFAMGAEPQSALAIATVPYGRERIVEETLYDVLAGAIQVLESSGAVLAGGHSSEGAELAFGLTVNGLLDPDTALRKQGLQPGDALVLTKPIGTGTLLAAEMRAKAKGRWIDAAIQSMLISSQQAARCLRQHGATSCTDLTGFGLVGHLIEMTRASDVDATLYMDALPILDGALQTVEAGILSSLQPQNLRLRRAIDDVERVSHHPAYPLLYDPQTAGGLLAGIPREKVSACIETLHGMGYPTAVIIGKVEPRSDRDASIRIQ; translated from the coding sequence ATGCATAAGACAGACGCGCCGGTTGTTAAAGACCTGCTCCTCATCGGCGGGGGCCACTCCCACGTTACAGTTTTAAGGCGGCTCGGTATGCGGCCGGTTCCGGGTTTGCGGGTTACCCTGCTTACACGGGATATTCATACGCCCTATTCAGGCATGCTGCCGGGTTTCATCGCCGGCCATTATGACTATGACGAGTGCCATATCGACCTGGGGCCGCTGGCCCGCTTTGCCGGTGCGCGCCTTTATCATGCCGAGGTCGAATCGCTGGATCTGGATAACAAGCTGGTATATGCCAGCGGGCGTCCACCGATTGCGTACGATATTTTGTCGATCAATACCGGCTCACGACCGGTCAGCACAGATATCCCGGGGGTGGATGAGTTCGCGTTGCCCGTGAAACCCATCGATGTCTTTCTGGATAAATGGGAACAGCTGATCGAACGCGTCCGCGTGAGCAAGGGGCCGTTTCGCATCGTGGTCGTCGGCGGCGGGGCCGGGGGCGTGGAGCTGGCGTTATCCACGCAGCTGCGCTTGCAGACAATACTCAAAGCGGCCGGCAAGGATCCCGAAAACGTGGTTTACACGCTGTTGAGTGCCAGCGACGACATTATGTACATGCACAATGCCGGGGTGCGGCACCGTTTCGAGCGGATTCTGCGGCAACGCCATATCACGGTCAAAACCGGGGCACGGGTGACCGAGGTCAGGGCGGACAAGGTGCTTACCGCCGAGGGCGGGGCGTATGATGCGGACGCCGTACTCTGGGTAACTTCGGCCTCCGCGCCGGCCTGGCCGGCCAAAGCCGGTCTTGCAGTAGATGAAGCCGGTTTTATCAGGGTGGATGAGCATCTGCAGTCACTGTCTCACCAGGATGTGTTTGCGGCGGGGGATGTCGCCTCATTACCCGATTCACGGCCCAAGTCCGGGGTGTTTGCCGTGCGCCAGGGACCCGTACTCGCGCATAATCTCCCGGCCGCCGCGACAGGCCGGCGCTTGCGTCGTTACCGGCCCCAAAAGAATTTCCTCGGGCTGATCAGCACCGGCGATCAATACGCCGTGGCATCGCGCGGGAACTGGTCCTATGCGTCGGCCTGGTTATGGACCGTCAAGGACTGGATCGATCGTCGCTTCATGCTCAAGTATAACGAGCTGCCCGAGATGGACGAGGAAGACAGCCCTGAACTGGCCAGTGGTATCGCCGATGCAGAAGCGATAAAAGAACTGTCCACGCTGGCCATGCGTTGTGGTGGTTGTGGCGCGAAGGTGGGCGCCACGGTGCTGTCCCGGGTGATGCAGCGTCTGCCCGACACTCAACGTGACGATGTATTGATCGGCCGGGACTCCCCCGATGATTGCGCCATGCTGACCCTGCCCAAAGACAAGGTGATGGTGCAGAGCGTTGATTATTTTCGTGCCTTTATCGATGACAACTATACATTCGGCGCCATTGCCGCGAACCATGCCCTGGGAGATGTTTTTGCCATGGGGGCCGAACCGCAATCGGCGCTGGCGATTGCCACCGTCCCCTACGGACGTGAACGTATTGTGGAAGAAACGCTGTATGATGTACTGGCCGGGGCCATACAGGTTCTTGAATCTTCCGGCGCCGTGCTGGCCGGCGGACACTCCAGCGAAGGCGCGGAGCTGGCCTTTGGATTGACCGTCAACGGCCTGCTTGATCCCGATACCGCCTTGCGCAAGCAGGGTTTGCAGCCGGGTGATGCGCTTGTGTTGACCAAACCTATCGGTACAGGAACGCTGTTGGCGGCAGAAATGCGCGCGAAAGCCAAAGGGCGCTGGATCGACGCGGCCATCCAGTCGATGCTGATCTCGAGTCAACAGGCTGCACGGTGTTTGCGGCAACACGGGGCAACGTCGTGTACCGACCTTACCGGTTTCGGTCTCGTCGGGCATTTGATCGAGATGACCCGGGCCTCGGACGTTGATGCCACGCTGTATATGGATGCATTACCCATACTGGATGGCGCCCTGCAAACCGTTGAGGCGGGTATCCTCTCATCCCTTCAGCCGCAAAACCTGCGCCTGCGGCGTGCCATTGACGATGTCGAGCGGGTTTCACATCACCCGGCCTATCCTCTGTTATACGATCCGCAAACCGCCGGGGGCCTGCTCGCCGGCATCCCTCGGGAAAAGGTAAGTGCCTGCATTGAAACGCTGCACGGCATGGGCTATCCGACGGCGGTAATCATCGGTAAAGTTGAACCCCGTTCGGACAGGGACGCCTCCATTCGCATCCAGTAG
- a CDS encoding malonic semialdehyde reductase — protein MAEALNADALDTLFRKARSHNGWQDRPVSDELLQQLYDLMKWGPTGANSCPARFVFVKSDEAKARMKPALAEGNVEKSMTAPVVAIIGMDLEFYEKLPKLFPHTDAKSWFEGKPEKIQDSAHRDASLQGAYLMLAARSLGLDCGPMSGFDNAKMDGAFFPDGKIKSVFICAMGYGDESKLYPRGPRLDFDEACHIE, from the coding sequence ATGGCAGAAGCCCTGAATGCTGACGCGCTCGATACCCTGTTTCGCAAGGCCCGCAGCCACAACGGCTGGCAGGATCGGCCGGTCAGCGATGAACTGTTACAGCAGTTGTACGACCTGATGAAATGGGGGCCGACCGGTGCCAACTCCTGCCCCGCCCGTTTTGTGTTTGTCAAATCCGATGAGGCCAAGGCCCGGATGAAACCGGCGCTGGCCGAAGGCAACGTGGAAAAATCGATGACCGCGCCGGTGGTGGCGATTATCGGTATGGACCTGGAGTTTTACGAGAAACTGCCCAAGCTGTTTCCACATACCGATGCCAAATCCTGGTTCGAGGGCAAACCCGAGAAGATTCAGGACAGCGCGCATCGCGATGCCTCGCTGCAGGGCGCTTATCTGATGCTGGCGGCGCGCAGCCTGGGACTCGATTGCGGGCCGATGTCCGGTTTCGATAATGCCAAAATGGACGGGGCGTTTTTCCCTGACGGCAAGATCAAGTCGGTCTTTATCTGTGCCATGGGCTATGGCGATGAATCGAAACTCTATCCGCGCGGCCCGCGACTCGATTTTGACGAAGCCTGTCATATCGAATAA
- the senA gene encoding selenoneine synthase SenA, with protein sequence MYKLNPDQIAKQIDDAHARTLALIDGLSAEQLMGPRLSTVNPLRWEIGHAAYFYEFWVLREHLKKSPIREDADRLYDSISIGHDDRWDLPLPGMPQTLDYIQTVREQVKASLASGEDAQRDYLAQYAVFHHDMHNEAYTYTRQTLNYPEPDIGRPGYRILDAGGLEGDARIPGGEFMLGARPAEGFVFDNEKWAHPVELEPFAIARAAVSNGDFLRFVEADGYNKREYWDDEGWQWRNQVRLEHPVYWRLDADGWKIKQFDQWQPMPMNAALNHVCWHEAQAYCRWAGRRLPTEAEWEAAAAAEPSQDGRSLSPVKRRFPWGDEPPRPDQANLDGYALGTVDVGAHAAGDSAFGCRQMIGNVWEWTGDTFGPYPGFEPDMYGDYSQPLFGITRVLRGGAWPTRARMIRNTWRTYYGPERNDVFAGFRTCAER encoded by the coding sequence ATGTATAAACTTAATCCGGATCAAATCGCAAAGCAAATCGATGACGCCCACGCGCGCACCCTGGCGCTGATTGACGGTCTCTCGGCGGAACAATTGATGGGTCCCCGGCTGTCCACCGTTAACCCGCTGCGCTGGGAGATAGGCCATGCGGCCTATTTTTATGAATTCTGGGTCTTGCGAGAGCACCTGAAAAAATCACCGATCCGCGAGGATGCCGATCGGTTGTACGACTCGATTTCGATCGGGCATGACGATCGCTGGGATCTGCCGCTGCCGGGCATGCCGCAGACACTGGACTATATCCAGACGGTCAGGGAACAGGTAAAAGCTTCTCTGGCCAGCGGCGAGGATGCGCAGCGGGATTACCTCGCCCAATATGCGGTTTTTCATCATGACATGCACAATGAGGCCTATACCTATACCCGCCAGACACTGAATTATCCCGAACCCGACATCGGCCGGCCGGGCTACCGTATCCTGGATGCCGGTGGCCTGGAAGGCGATGCCAGAATACCCGGTGGTGAATTCATGCTCGGGGCAAGACCCGCCGAGGGCTTTGTCTTCGATAATGAGAAATGGGCACATCCTGTCGAGCTCGAACCCTTTGCCATCGCCAGGGCGGCGGTGAGCAACGGCGATTTTCTGCGCTTTGTCGAAGCCGACGGTTACAACAAACGTGAATACTGGGATGACGAAGGCTGGCAATGGCGTAACCAGGTTCGGCTCGAACATCCCGTCTACTGGCGTCTTGATGCCGACGGCTGGAAGATCAAACAATTCGATCAGTGGCAGCCGATGCCCATGAATGCGGCGTTGAACCACGTCTGCTGGCATGAGGCCCAGGCCTATTGTCGCTGGGCCGGTCGGCGCCTGCCGACAGAAGCCGAGTGGGAAGCGGCGGCTGCCGCCGAGCCTTCACAGGACGGCCGCAGTTTATCGCCCGTCAAGCGCCGCTTTCCCTGGGGCGATGAACCGCCGCGCCCGGATCAGGCCAATCTGGATGGCTACGCCCTGGGCACGGTGGACGTTGGCGCGCATGCCGCTGGCGACAGTGCCTTCGGCTGCCGGCAAATGATCGGCAACGTCTGGGAATGGACCGGGGACACGTTTGGGCCCTATCCCGGTTTTGAACCGGATATGTACGGGGACTACTCGCAGCCGTTGTTCGGGATAACCCGGGTCCTGCGCGGCGGCGCCTGGCCGACCCGCGCACGGATGATTCGCAATACCTGGCGGACCTACTACGGTCCTGAACGCAACGATGTTTTCGCCGGTTTTCGGACCTGCGCCGAACGCTGA
- a CDS encoding SixA phosphatase family protein → MTDKQLWLLRHARAEAGDNMMEDADRPLSHAGREQADRLGEWMFDQGFRPGLIVSSPAVRARQTTELVCERLEFDFNHIHYDPGLYLASRSDLLRIIDDMRVPHGPLMLVGHNPGLEELLVWLCGEPLPRTDKDKLLTTANLARIAIADSGTLGEESGQLIDLTRADELT, encoded by the coding sequence ATGACGGATAAACAACTGTGGTTGTTACGCCATGCCAGGGCCGAGGCGGGTGATAATATGATGGAGGATGCCGATCGTCCCCTGAGTCATGCGGGGCGGGAGCAGGCGGACCGGCTGGGCGAGTGGATGTTTGATCAGGGTTTTCGGCCCGGGCTGATTGTCAGTTCCCCGGCCGTGCGGGCCCGGCAGACGACCGAACTGGTTTGTGAGCGGCTGGAGTTCGATTTTAACCACATTCATTATGATCCGGGGCTGTATCTGGCTTCGCGGAGTGACCTGCTGCGGATTATCGACGATATGAGAGTGCCCCACGGCCCGCTCATGCTGGTCGGTCACAACCCCGGGCTGGAGGAGCTGCTGGTCTGGTTGTGCGGTGAACCGCTGCCCCGCACAGATAAAGACAAACTATTAACCACGGCCAACCTGGCACGGATAGCGATCGCAGATAGCGGTACCCTCGGTGAGGAAAGCGGCCAGTTGATCGATCTGACCCGGGCCGATGAACTGACGTGA
- a CDS encoding histidine phosphatase family protein, translated as MPLYAMRHGRTNFNDLGLCNDDPGRDVHLTDTGIAQIEAAAERLRDVPLQHIITSELPRTRQSADIVNRYHQIPISAHPDLNDIRSGFDGRPVADYFDTIGADPLNTRPPGGESLLEHKQRIGRFLAWLQEQPEKSVLLVVHEETLRALSALLNDLDDQTMARLNFDNGQIVEFDW; from the coding sequence ATGCCCCTGTACGCGATGCGCCATGGTCGCACCAATTTCAATGATCTCGGTCTGTGTAATGATGACCCGGGCCGCGACGTGCACTTGACCGACACCGGGATTGCCCAGATCGAGGCCGCTGCCGAACGCCTGCGGGACGTGCCGCTGCAACATATCATTACTTCCGAACTGCCCCGCACCCGCCAGAGCGCCGACATCGTCAACCGCTATCATCAGATCCCGATCAGCGCGCATCCCGATCTTAACGATATTCGTTCGGGCTTCGACGGTCGTCCGGTGGCCGACTATTTTGACACTATCGGCGCCGATCCGCTGAACACCCGGCCGCCCGGCGGGGAGTCACTGCTCGAACACAAACAACGCATCGGCCGGTTTCTAGCGTGGTTGCAAGAGCAACCCGAAAAGAGCGTGCTGCTGGTGGTGCATGAAGAAACCCTGCGCGCGCTCAGTGCCTTGCTGAATGACCTGGATGATCAGACAATGGCCCGACTGAATTTTGACAACGGCCAGATCGTGGAGTTTGACTGGTGA
- a CDS encoding MBL fold metallo-hydrolase: MFLEKIKSPGLAHLSYIIGADGQAAVIDPRRDIEVYEEIAAANNVRITCVFETHRNEDLVSGAGLLAERTGATVYHGPHAAGEVRYAQTVRDGKTVQLGDLRLKVMETPGHTDDSISIAVYDDASGKDAVAVFTGDALFIGDVGRTDFYPERAEEVAGLLYDSLQRILALGDQAIVLPAHGAGSVCGSGMADREFSTLGHERQNNPRLQITDRHEFIKVKVAEHHYQPPYFRVMEQLNLSGTDPMHPEPAALGVDDIKDLGDQVIRIDVRSTEAYASAHLPGSLCVPEAMIPAFAGWLIKPEQRLVLIAENADQAWQAARHLGRIGLDRVEGYLAGIMDWVTAGEPFESIDFVDTATVEQRLNRQPADWQLLDVRGIDEVEASRMQEAVHTYVGELPDKLNELDSNKAYTVMCASGQRAAIAASVLERAGYKNVDVYLGSMTAWQQQKSAA, encoded by the coding sequence ATGTTTCTGGAAAAAATCAAATCCCCCGGATTGGCTCATCTGTCCTATATCATCGGCGCCGACGGCCAGGCGGCCGTAATTGATCCGCGCCGGGATATCGAAGTCTATGAAGAAATTGCCGCGGCGAATAACGTCCGCATAACCTGTGTATTTGAAACCCATCGCAACGAGGATCTGGTCTCCGGAGCCGGCCTGCTGGCCGAACGCACCGGGGCGACGGTTTATCATGGCCCCCATGCGGCCGGCGAGGTGCGCTATGCGCAAACCGTTCGCGATGGCAAGACGGTGCAACTGGGCGATCTGCGCCTGAAGGTGATGGAAACGCCCGGACACACCGACGACAGCATTTCTATCGCGGTCTATGACGATGCCAGTGGCAAGGACGCTGTTGCCGTATTCACCGGCGATGCCCTGTTCATCGGCGATGTCGGGCGGACCGACTTTTACCCGGAGCGGGCCGAGGAAGTCGCCGGACTGTTGTACGACAGCCTGCAACGGATTCTGGCCCTGGGCGATCAGGCGATCGTGCTGCCGGCGCACGGCGCCGGGTCGGTCTGTGGCAGCGGCATGGCCGATCGCGAGTTCTCTACACTGGGACACGAGCGGCAGAATAATCCACGTCTGCAGATCACCGATCGCCATGAATTTATCAAGGTGAAGGTGGCCGAGCATCATTATCAGCCGCCGTACTTCCGGGTTATGGAGCAATTGAACCTGAGCGGTACAGACCCGATGCATCCGGAACCGGCCGCGCTGGGTGTCGACGATATCAAGGACCTGGGCGATCAGGTAATCCGGATCGATGTGCGCAGCACCGAAGCCTATGCCTCGGCACACCTGCCGGGCTCCCTGTGTGTGCCCGAAGCGATGATCCCGGCGTTCGCCGGCTGGTTGATCAAACCGGAACAGCGACTGGTCCTGATTGCCGAGAATGCCGATCAGGCCTGGCAGGCTGCCCGTCATCTCGGTCGCATCGGCCTCGATCGGGTCGAAGGTTACCTGGCGGGTATCATGGACTGGGTGACCGCCGGCGAGCCATTCGAGTCAATCGACTTTGTCGATACGGCCACCGTCGAACAGCGCCTGAACAGGCAACCGGCCGACTGGCAGTTACTGGATGTCCGTGGAATTGACGAAGTCGAGGCGAGCCGCATGCAAGAAGCGGTGCATACCTATGTGGGTGAACTGCCCGATAAGCTGAACGAGCTGGACAGCAACAAGGCCTACACTGTCATGTGTGCCAGTGGCCAGCGCGCCGCCATCGCGGCCAGTGTGCTGGAGCGTGCCGGTTACAAAAACGTGGATGTGTACCTGGGCTCCATGACGGCGTGGCAGCAACAAAAAAGCGCAGCGTAA
- a CDS encoding YqiA/YcfP family alpha/beta fold hydrolase, translated as MIIYLHGFNSSGASAKGQFLREQLDDIPILTPTYHYDPSRAIVMLQHLVEESLRLDSNLLLAGASLGGYYTQYLGQRYSLKRVLINPALMPLASLETCLGENINYYTGERYTLTTRHLDALRALDVPHPCIASPPTLLLLDKGDELLDYRLATERYDNCADIRLYDDGDHAFQHLPDALPAIRGVYARPWPDSGTDSK; from the coding sequence ATGATCATTTATCTACATGGTTTCAACAGCAGCGGCGCCTCGGCCAAGGGCCAGTTTCTGCGTGAGCAACTGGACGATATACCGATACTGACACCAACTTACCATTATGATCCCTCGCGGGCTATTGTCATGCTGCAACACCTGGTCGAGGAGTCATTGCGACTGGACAGCAATCTGCTGCTGGCCGGGGCGTCCCTGGGAGGCTATTACACCCAGTACCTCGGGCAACGTTACTCGCTCAAACGGGTGTTAATCAATCCGGCGCTGATGCCCCTGGCAAGCCTGGAAACCTGTCTGGGAGAAAACATCAATTACTATACGGGTGAGCGTTATACACTGACCACCCGGCATCTGGATGCGCTGCGGGCGCTGGATGTACCGCACCCTTGCATCGCCTCCCCGCCGACGCTGTTACTGCTGGACAAGGGCGACGAACTGCTCGATTATCGACTGGCCACCGAACGCTATGACAACTGTGCCGACATCCGGCTGTATGATGACGGCGATCATGCCTTCCAGCATTTACCGGACGCCTTGCCGGCCATTCGGGGAGTGTATGCCCGCCCCTGGCCCGATTCAGGAACCGATAGCAAATAG